TATTTTGTCTGAATCCTTCCAGCCTTCAACCTTCAGCTACAGTCGGCCCCCAACCTCTAATTTCCAACCGCATTGCCCTCCACATCCGATCCCGCATCCTTCTCATCCATTTCCATCAAATATACTACACACCACACCCTTCTTCACTTTCCGGCTCGCCTAATCACCCTTGAATAAACCTCAACGGTTCCAATATATCACGAAGCCAGATCTTTTCCAGATCCTAAAACCATTCCCGCCTTGCCTATCTACTCAGAGAGACCACTGCACTTGATTGGCGGGTGACACCTTTTCATTCGTCCATTCATGCACCAAAATTTGGATGCTGTGTGTACCTAACTTCGTCTCATAGACCCCGTGGCAGAATATTGACAGGCTCAGGATCTTGCCGGCCGCCTGGTTGCTGACGAAGCTGAGATCGAGTTCCATGAATGCAACGCTGACGGATGACAAGGACTCTTCTCGTCTCCTCCTGCATCCGATGCAGCCAAGCAGAGTCGACGACGCCCACATGCATATCTGTACCCTGGTCACTTCCGGGGCTAGGGCGCGCGTCGTCTCGTCGACAGACGTGGTATTACCAAAGAGGACGACGGAATTATCTCACTCAAGCGAGGAACCTCGCCGCCGCAACTACCATGGCCCAGACTCAACACATGGAATCCTTCTTGGCGCTTCTTGGCGCCAACAAACGTTCTCCCTGCCCTGGACTTCGCCATACCCCCCTTCCCTTTCGGCCCAGCCCTGGGTTTGAAATCCCGCACCGCCTGTGAACCATTTCTGATCTCTTCCTGAATTTCTGAATGAGGGACTTGAACCATTCTGCGCGGCCCGTGTCATGGCCGTCTCTGGGAAAGCTCCAAACCTTTGAAGGAAAAGGTTCTTGTACCAATGTTCTGGTCTTTATCCAGCATGCTACGCTTCGCCAGTTTGAGAGTCTTATGGCGATGCCTACTACTGGCTACTAGCAGTCGGCTAGGCCAGTGTAGAAAGTACCGCCCGCGCACGCAACGACGAGAGCATAAACCATTCAATTTTACGAAACAACCTGTCATTAGCCTGACCGGCATGGGAATGTCGGCCAAGGGACCCTAAGTCTTGGCCCATACCCGCAGACCGACTGCTACTTTGTCCCAACAGCTCGTCAACCTCGGACTTTTGACTCATCTGCGGTCGTGCCAGGGGAATGCCCTCTCCTCAGAGACTTTAACATTTGCGCTCTAGTGTAGTTCATCGGTCGGACGGAAGGCTGTCTGGGCGCCAAGATAGTCCCCCAGAACCGCTTCTAGTACCGGCAGCAAACAGCCAAGATCGGTGTGGAGGTGAGGACTAAGGATTGATCGCCATCACTTGACGATTCTTGATTCATCGATGGATGCTGTGCGCCACCAGGATTGGTTTGGTGACTAGGCGTCGGCTTGTCGAGGACGCCGAGCGCCCCGTGGCTTGCATTCAGGCTGGTGAGATAAACATTGGCAAGTTCGTGGGCCTTGGTTCAAGCGAGGGCGGCTATTTACAGTGATACCAGTCGAGGAAGGGCTTTCTGCCCCCCGCATATCATCAGCGAAAGAGCAAGATATCCTGCTTCAAGGTTGCTGCAGATCCTCTCGGCGCTCTCCGTGGCTTCCGGACCAGTATATCGGAACGGAAATGGATCCTTCTTCTCGATCTAGAGACACCTTTTTGAAGGCACTCTCAGACAACATCTTGGGTATGAGAAAGCCCGACATTGGCAATAATTATAGCATTCGGTTTTTGGCCCAGCACGTCCATGACCCTTTTCTACTACCCCTAGCCACCTTGGGACAGACTCCTGTAGCTGGTGGACCGATAGTCATGCAGAACTGCGGAGGACTGAAAGAAGCAGTATTGAGCATCGGCCGTAAAGTAGACGAAGAGTTCTGTAGTGATGAATTACACGGCGGCCTTGTTGGTCTAGACTCTGATCTATGAGGGAAACGAGATTGAACCCCCGGTCCAGAACTCCCATTTCATGACCCTTGCCATCTGGCTCGCTGAGACTATGACTTCTTTTCAACCTACCTGAAACCCGCTCAATCTTCCCAAAACATTGCAAACGCCCCCTGTTTTTTTCAAGGGGATTTCTATAAACTTTTTCTTACGTTGTCCCAATTGACCTCGGCTCAGCTTACCGTCCGAGCAGAGTGGAAGTTTTCATGACTTCTAATTAGACCGAGGCTTTCTCTAACAAATCCTGGTCTCCCGTTACGGAGGACTGTGAGTATTTGAGGACCTCTGGTCCTATTTCATGAATATGATTCCCTAATATCGATCTGAAGCTGTTGGGACCGGATGAATACCCGCCACCACCAGCGGCTAAAGCCTCGGATGAGGATTTCCCAACCTGAAGGACTGAAGGACAGCCTCGGGCGAAACGATTGCGGCTGCAACACGTACGCAAGGTCGCATCTCATAAACGTGCATTTGGAGCAGCTGAAAAATGCTACGACAAGGGTTGAGTATTGAGTTCGGGTACAATGTCCGCTGCCCTTTCCATTGCCAGCGTGCGATTGACGAGAGCCAATTATAGTTTGAGAACCTCGGGCTTCTGCTTTGCAAAGGAGCTCGGGGAAACTTCCTATAATGGCACTTGATGTGGCGACTCGCAGGACATTGTGGTTCTTTCACAGGACTGACAAAGTCTCTTCGAGTTTGCGTGGTTCGAGACGACTCTTATAGAAGCAGGCTAACAAGCCTGGCTTGGTCAGTCCATGTAAGTAGAGATTTGGTCGTTTCTATGTTTATCCTAGCAGTCAGAGAAGCCGATTGCCTCATCTGTTCCCTTGAAGTTTTGATCTTACAAGACCCCGGGCAAGCAATAGCAGTGAAAGAAAGCCTCTAGGGTACGCGAGCTACGCCGTGCCAGAGATATAGCGTCAGGAGTTTCAGATCTTAGAGTGAGATATATTTCCAAGCCATTCGGGAACTCACTCAGAATATACGGAATGGGCAAGTTGGCCTCGTGCTTCCATACAAGCCTCACATCATGAGATCACGAGACACCTATTGGTCGCGGATCCGAGCCGGATTCCATTTCGTGTGCTTGTGAGTACATAGCGGTTGTGAGAAAATGGCACTCACATGGAAGAGGTAGCGTCGACACGTGGTGCGATCGTTGTCGGTGACCGTCCTGGTTCCGCGGTGTAGGAGACCTAGCATCCCCATCTTGTTCTCCCATTATTATTCATCTATACTCTCTAGAAAGTCTTTCAGTTTTTCTAGAGTCTCGAAGTGTGGGTTGATAGGAGTCATATGCGTATAGCTAAGGCACTTGGGACTTTCACTCGGGAATCCGTTGGCACTCACGCATCACTCGCTTCTGAGACAGGTATCTAAGTGAAGGTGTATTCCCTCAGGAAGAAGAGTCTATGCACGAGTGAAAATTTCATGGAGTGAGGCAATATGAATGAGATCATTACACAAGCTACAAACTTCTGTCGGCTTCATCATTGAGAGATGAGGTGTTGGTGTCCGTTCCCTTATGATGGAAAAGAGGCAGTCCAAAATATTACGTAAGGCAGGGCTGCGGGTACACGGGCATAGGATGACCCCCACCAGTGATCCCTGCAGCCGCCTCCCCTGGTCGTTCAATTAAACGTAGAACGCGGCCCCGCCACTTCGGACGCGTTCAGAGCGCGACTTTCTCGAGTTTCTATCTAACTTCTGGCGCGTCATCCCAGCACTGGTCCCCAGCTTCCGTCCTGATTGGGATCAGTTTCAACACCCACAAAGCTCAATACTACCGGGCAACGCGAGCCACCTTTCGCGTTGAGCCGTACCGACATTCCTTGACTCTCTCTTCCAGCACATCGGCACATCTGCTGATAGCTCTTTCCAGCCACTAACCGTACCTAATTGACCTAAACTTTGAAAGCCCACGAGCTTCACGACTCTCGTTCTATTTCGCCCATCCCCTTCTCTTCTGTCCGCTGGTCTGCCGCACACAGAACCAACTAACAGACAGTCGGCATCATGGGAGAGAGATCCTCCTCAGCCGCTCGTACGCCGGCCAAGACACCAACCCTCAAGCGCCAGCCGTCGTCATCGGCCGGGACCCAAAAGACTATTGTTCAGTTCTTCTCTAAATCCACCAGTGTCTCTCGCTCAACACCGACTCCGAAGCCCACGGCGAAAGCTCCCGACTCGTCTCCTTGCTTGAGAGAGTCGAAACGAACCAATACACTTCCCCAGGCTCCGAAATCGTCCAGCCTTACTCCCGTGCCCAGCAGCGATGCCATTGAGCCTGTAAGCTCCCAGGAGAACTTGAGTGTCTCGACAGCCAAGGTAGCGGATGACTCCTTGCCATCGCCATCTACTTCAGCTGAGCATATGACTCCACAGACTACTACCAAGCTCCCTGTGCCGTCCTCAAGCCCAACCCGCAAGGTACTTCGCTGATTCCCGATTGAGCGTGATAGTCGCTGTGCTGACATGCCCCATTTAGTCCAGAAAGCCTGTCAACTACGCCGAAGCCTCCGACGATGAGGATGACGACCCATTCGTTCGAATCCGAACCGCAAGCACACGCCGCCGCACACGGACCCCGGCAGCCATTGTGGATGATGGCGATGACTATGAGGAGGACGCTGCAAGCAATGACCTGCCCGAGGACGATGATGGTGGGTAGCCTTGTCTCTGCGAACAGATCATGGCCTGACAGACCAAACCAGATATGATTGACTTCGTCGTTAGTGACGAGTCAGACGAAGGCTCGCAATCCAAGAAGCGGAAACGTTCCGCAACAAGCAAGGCCGCGTCACGAAAGAAGTCTCATGTTTCGTCTCCCATCAAGGAAGAAGAGTACGAAGGAGTAGACGACGAGGCTATGTTGGATGTCCCGGTTCCTTCGACAGCTCAGCAGTGGCGTTACGACCCTAACAACGTTGCGTCTGCTACCACCCGCACTGCTCCCACGCAACAAGCTCGTCGTTCCCTCAAGACCAAGGAGAAGGCGCATACCAGAGAGCCGGAGGACCGTTACCCCTGGCTTGCCAACATTGTGGATATCAACAAAAAGCCTCGAGGTGACCCTGACTACGATCCGTCGTCGGTGTACATCCCGCCTGGTGCTTGGAACAACTTCTCCCCTTTCGAGAAGCAATACTGGGAGATCAAGCAGAAGCTGTGGGACACCGTAGTTTTCTTCAAGAAGGGCAAGTTTTACGAGCTTTACGAAAACGATGCCACCATTGGTCACCAGCTCTTTGATCTCAAGCTGACCGATCGTGTCAACATGCGCATGGTCGGTGTTCCAGAGAGCTCGCTCGACATGTGGGTGAACCAATTCGTCGCCAAGGGCTACAAGGTTGCCAGAGTTGATCAGATGGAGTCTGCGCTCGGAAAAGAAATGCGCGAGAGGGGCGACACTTCGGCCAAGAGCAAGAAAGCCGACAAGATCATCCGCCGAGAGCTAGCCTGCATCTTGACTGGTGGCACTCTCGTCGATGGAAGCATGTTGCAGGACGACCTGGCTACATACTGCGCCTCCATCAAGGAGTCCACAGTGGACGGCAACCCTGCCTTTGGCATCACATTCGTTGACTGCGCAACGGGTCAATTCTCCGTCACTGAATTCGAAGATGATACCGACCTTACCAAGTTCGAGACGTTTGTTGCCCAGACGAGCCCGAGAGAACTGATTCTGGAGAAGTCTCGGATCTCGACTAAAGCTCTCCGCATCCTCAAGAACAACACATCTCCAATGACTATCTGGAACTACCTGAAGTCCGGCAGCGAATTCTGGGACGCAGAGACCACTCGTCGTGAGCTCGAAAACAGCAACTACTTCGCCAAGGAAGATGGTGGTGAGGGAGCTTGGCCTGATACTCTGGCCAAAGCCAAGGGCAAGGACTTGCTAATGTCTGCTCTTGGTGCCCTGGTCCAGTACCTGAGGGTTCTGAAACTAGAGGGCGACCTCCTGTCGCAGGGCAGCTTCGATTGGTATACTCCTATCCGCCGCAACGGAACCCTTATCCTCGACGGTCAGACTTTGATCAACCTGGAGATCTTCTCCAACACAGTGAACGGTGGGCAGGATGGCACCTTGTTCACTCTCCTGAACCGCTGCGTCACACCATTTGGCAAGCGGCTGTTCCGCCAATGGGTGTGCCACCCTCTTTGCGACATCAAGCGTATTAATGAACGCCTGGATGCCGTAGACATGCTCAATTCCGACAGGGGCATGCGAGAGAAGTTCACATCTCAAATGACGAGAATGCCAGACCTAGAACGCCTCATCTCCAGAATCCACGCTGCTTCCT
The DNA window shown above is from Colletotrichum lupini chromosome 7, complete sequence and carries:
- a CDS encoding MutS domain V, with protein sequence MGERSSSAARTPAKTPTLKRQPSSSAGTQKTIVQFFSKSTSVSRSTPTPKPTAKAPDSSPCLRESKRTNTLPQAPKSSSLTPVPSSDAIEPSRKPVNYAEASDDEDDDPFVRIRTASTRRRTRTPAAIVDDGDDYEEDAASNDLPEDDDDMIDFVVSDESDEGSQSKKRKRSATSKAASRKKSHVSSPIKEEEYEGVDDEAMLDVPVPSTAQQWRYDPNNVASATTRTAPTQQARRSLKTKEKAHTREPEDRYPWLANIVDINKKPRGDPDYDPSSVYIPPGAWNNFSPFEKQYWEIKQKLWDTVVFFKKGKFYELYENDATIGHQLFDLKLTDRVNMRMVGVPESSLDMWVNQFVAKGYKVARVDQMESALGKEMRERGDTSAKSKKADKIIRRELACILTGGTLVDGSMLQDDLATYCASIKESTVDGNPAFGITFVDCATGQFSVTEFEDDTDLTKFETFVAQTSPRELILEKSRISTKALRILKNNTSPMTIWNYLKSGSEFWDAETTRRELENSNYFAKEDGGEGAWPDTLAKAKGKDLLMSALGALVQYLRVLKLEGDLLSQGSFDWYTPIRRNGTLILDGQTLINLEIFSNTVNGGQDGTLFTLLNRCVTPFGKRLFRQWVCHPLCDIKRINERLDAVDMLNSDRGMREKFTSQMTRMPDLERLISRIHAASCKPEDFVRVLEGFEQIEYTMELLGEVGGGNGLVERLVASMPNLSEPLTYWKTAFDRKKAKEDKLLIPERGIEEDFDNSQDRIEAIKEELQTLLTGKKSELKCKTLKFTDIGKEVYQIEAPKAVKVPRDWRQMSATASVKRYYFDELTDLVRELQEAEETHSQIVKEVATRFFRRFDADYETWSQSIRIISQLDCLISLAKASSSLGEPSCRPEFVDQERSVVEFSELRHPCMLNAVADFIPNDIELGGDSPNINLLTGANAAGKSTVLRMSCIAVILAQIGCHVPATSARLTPVDRIMSRLGANDNIFASQSTFFVELSETKKILAEATPRSLVILDELGRGTSSYDGVAVAQAVLHHIATHVGCVGFFATHYHSLATEFENHTEIRPRRMQIHVDEEERRVTFLYKLEDGIAEGSFGMHCAAMCGISSRVIERAEVAAKEWEHTSRLKESLEKAKSGCYIPLGVLSDVSSLLKGGDELEKRGVEVLLKTIEAL